A region of Anopheles merus strain MAF chromosome 2R, AmerM5.1, whole genome shotgun sequence DNA encodes the following proteins:
- the LOC121590740 gene encoding mucin-19 produces MPFVKRVVTPKYIARSSKLALQPYAAAPTIPVADNEFEALTNVTLSNALRQLASLVYISNQIFTELHQELSSVNERSLGIKQRIDRLSAKVDQCDPKQVTVPESDLDTFVQIKQHYTTKYHVDTGLFTVATRSETVQELYEAAAKTPVATIAEMDRIMGNIAGNSTEAFICTPVLSRQRRNARTNNVDLDIEVSLPTAVQDLRKWTSTEAIGDVTTGIACSAKIASHSSTNNSVLPYITESPTDLTDAPTTSNMAASGDETDLDAITTLAETGIPSTNTSGDDRVDHLLPSPAEQCRILASKFPAETIKIDTSGRAFDRMSSTRKSLVCYTTARQKKEGDAAKPEEDTVRRRSRLRRPRGKRRNTIASSDQREIAEVINKGEPESGTVDEHPVCDFGELMPAIRSKSGDLLRKEPSFSAEWAKSFNKMSHFNSLKQWGMNRLRMMNRDSSSASQRDKDQDIDDFNIHDTTLARQPSVGGSRRRGGSTTDREKRLSHDRKPSYSSSERSSTGILGGTAAYLPASINPVKLRETSTIRRQRRTALGNRDEPHSSSGNWSASSESGRTSIGSEITTTNTHPKSSASSTSLNHSNPISSSAPPSSIVSRRRFFNTSASSSVTSEGTITPDLQTFDYHDEGGETSSVYSCDTEGYYTSFHVDSGLKTLKEEEPMTPLQSTTALSSITSFSSSGNTTVVSDYDVYGKGSTSTTTSSAGTICTVLAEGDKSVSASASNLPKIPERKSSLTKLNRSNSTASNGTLERSYSSSTLGSTLDSTGTIKRNGVLIQKEVLKILRQENNNRLDVADGNAPKAAGAPGSVQSSGSEAVSSKLPPTAEPEHSESSDVECVERTERLKVKTTINTSRIPSMCIITPTNSDDEQQPAGTATAKSVTQRDNKSTDKAGIGAGKRRPTLTESTSFELKKPKDFRKHSLLPLNNVFDRIKGALPHLKKSPTKEDATGGFSTTTSPKDPEEAAVGGGEYVEISKGRKTPNELTVRRNLATVLSGNLNEETEYVSLNELPCNIKCEGAHFLALDVGKGVGVEGSPAAATEPSEDALPQSGQDGGSGGPGMGGVGRQAALKGAARVKLDANGRAIFSSDSLKRRKGAHTTFAPGPCVKDVSSREAQCKQQHPPGQQQQQYAGSNAGGTVSTANPLVIGGAPALLPTTRTLLLKRPLVSARYGTPRIGPAPAVEPAKKTLVATILPNSAKPAQQPPPLRREARELASMRSFSPYGADVSRGDHRGGGVGGAAFYAGAAPIAAYQAPSVAGTATAAAAAAAVGHAKLYPEGAHSLDRSSIRNWYPDKLTVQRNPSAATTLPTRPDYARTYRAAAGQDYAPPRALMSAGGFASPPASPLVPDTGVPDPHSLYAIPNKVKPSPLAAAVTVPKPMDRSLRSILAEQSELSPIKPCQTNPFRTSTPSKEDEALGALGPLHHRLLSSNVRSLGNSPVHSGRSTPRELLEPSQPAGGGTPRGRHSWASNSVEVPNTCSDRLGTPKTSLMDFKKLLLAHGTKTHASPGSKMSAVEMLKKSKESAATRPKDQPGGGSPASSSGMAILDMSASPKMYSFRRIAQQGGYGGSPTKGAGGGGGGGGKGAAGRSNWRYNNMRTGVISTAIPEANSEEDIVPPAPATTTTKSAEREEPVCPSGKAPESESGGGGGVVEETISSFKENIFLKEDENNFMRGEIPRMTKSFAGFSTVDGRKDMAGGRLLQAARDQEAADEAASKQAALETAL; encoded by the exons ATGCCGTTCGTGAAGCGTGTCGTAACCCCCAAGTACATCGCCCGCTCGTCCAAGTTGGCGCTGCAGCCGTACGCGGCCGCCCCGACCATCCCGGTGGCGGACAATGAGTTCGAGGCGCTGACCAACGTGACGCTCAGCAATGCGCTGCGCCAGCTCGCGTCGCTCGTCTACATCTCGAACCAGATCTTTACCGAGCTGCACCAGGAGCTGTCCAGCGTGAATGAGCGGTCGCTCGGCATCAAGCAGCGGATCGACCGGCTGTCCGCGAAGGTGGACCAGTGCGATCCGAAGCAGGTCACCGTGC CCGAGAGTGACCTCGATACGTTCGTGCAAATTAAGCAGCACTACACGACCAAGTACCATGTCGACACGGGGCTGTTCACCGTGGCCACGCGGTCCGAGACGGTGCAGGAGCTGTACGAGGCGGCGGCCAAAACGCCCGTCGCCACGATCGCCGAGATGGACCGGATCATGGGCAACATTGCCGGCAACAGTACGGAGGCGTTCATCTGCACGCCGGTCCTCAGCCGGCAGCGGCGCAACGCGCGCACCAACAACGTCGACCTGGACATCGAAGTCAGTCTG CCAACGGCCGTTCAGGATCTACGCAAATGGACATCCACCGAGGCCATCGGCGACGTTACGACCGGCATCGCGTGCTCCGCCAAGATTGCATCCCACAGTTCCACCAACAATTCCGTCCTACCGTACATTACCGAATCGCCCACCGATCTGACCGACGCACCGACCACCTCCAACATGGCGGCGTCCGGTGACGAAACGGACCTCGATGCAATCACGACCCTAGCGGAAACGGGCATCCCAAGCACCAACACCAGCGGCGATGATCGTGTCGATCACCTGCTGCCCTCCCCGGCCGAGCAATGCCGCATTTTGGCCTCCAA GTTCCCCGCGGAAACGATCAAGATCGACACGTCGGGCCGGGCGTTCGACCGCATGTCGTCGACGCGCAAGTCGCTGGTGTGCTACACGACGGCCCGGCAGAAGAAGGAGGGTGACGCGGCCAAACCGGAAGAGGATACGGTCAGGCGGAGGTCCCGGTTAAGGCGCCCGCGAGGCAAGCGGCGCAACACGATCGCCAGCTCGGACCAGCGGGAAATTGCGGAAGTCATCAACAAGGG AGAACCCGAGAGCGGTACGGTGGACGAGCATCCGGTGTGCGATTTCGGCGAGCTAATGCCTGCGATACGCAGCAAGTCGGGCGATCTGCTGCGCAAGGAACCGTCCTTCTCGGCCGAGTGGGCCAAGAGCTTCAACAAGATGTCTCACTTCAACTCGCTCAAGCAGTGGGGCATGAACCGGCTGCGCATGATGAACCGCGACTCATCGTCGGCGAGCCAACGCGACAAGGATCAGGACATTGACGACTTCAATATCCACGATACCACGCTCGCGCGGCAGCCCAGCGTTGGGGGCAGTCGGCGCCGGGGCGGCAGCACCACCGACAGGGAGAAGCGCCTTTCGCACGATCGAAAGCCGTCTTACTCATCGTCGGAGCGCAGCTCGACCGGCATTCTTGGCGGGACGGCGGCGTACCTGCCCGCCTCGATCAACCCGGTGAAGCTGCGGGAAACGTCCACGATACGGCGCCAGCGTCGCACGGCACTGGGCAACAGGGATGAGCCGCACTCGTCCAGCGGCAACTGGAGCGCGAGCTCCGAATCGGGCAGGACGTCGATCGGTAGCGAGATCACGACGACCAACACGCACCCGAAATCGAGCGCATCCAGCACGTCGTTGAACCATAGCAATCCGATCAGCTCGAGCGCTCCGCCGAGTTCGATCGTGAGCCGGCGTCGGTTCTTCAACACGTCCGCGTCGAGCAGTGTGACGAGCGAGGGAACGATCACGCCGGATCTGCAGACGTTTGACTACCACGATGAGGGCGGCGAGACGAGCTCGGTGTATTCGTGCGATACGGAGGGATACTACACCTCGTTCCACGTGGATTCGGGACTGAAAACGCTGAAGGAGGAAGAACCCATGACGCCGCTACAGTCGACGACGGCTCTATCCAGCATCACGTCCTTTTCGAGCTCGGGCAATACGACCGTGGTGTCGGATTACGACGTGTACGGGAAGGGTTCGACGTCCACGACGACCAGCTCGGCCGGCACGATCTGCACGGTGCTGGCGGAGGGTGACAAGAGTGTCAGTGCCAGTGCCTCCAACCTGCCCAAAATCCCCGAGCGCAAGAGCTCGCTGACGAAGCTGAACCGAAGCAACAGCACGGCCAGCAATGGCACGCTGGAGCGCAGCTATTCGAGCAGCACGCTCGGCAGCACGCTGGACAGTACCGGCACGATCAAGCGCAACGGCGTGCTGATCCAGAAGGAGGTGCTGAAGATCCTGCGGCAGGAGAACAACAACCGCCTCGACGTGGCGGACGGCAATGCGCCCAAGGCAGCGGGGGCGCCGGGATCAGTGCAGTCGTCCGGCAGTGAGGCGGTCAGCAGCAAGCTTCCGCCCACGGCCGAGCCGGAACACTCCGAATCGTCCGACGTGGAGTGCGTGGAGCGTACCGAAAGACTGAAAGTGAAGACAACGATCAACACGAGCCGCATTCCTTCCATGTGCATCATCACCCCGACGAACAGTGACGATGAGCAGCAGCCGGCTGGCACGGCAACGGCGAAGTCGGTCACGCAGAGGGATAATAAATCGACCGACAAGGCAGGTATCGGTGCCGGCAAGCGCCGGCCCACCCTCACCGAGTCGACCTCCTTCGAGCTGAAGAAACCGAAAGACTTCCGCAAGCACTCGCTGCTCCCGCTGAACAACGTGTTCGATCGGATCAAGGGCGCGCTGCCACATTTGAAGAAATCGCCCACCAAGGAGGACGCGACCGGGGgcttttccaccaccaccagccccAAGGATCCCGAGGAGGCGGCCGTCGGTGGCGGTGAGTATGTGGAGATTTCCAAGGGGCGCAAAACACCGAACGAGCTGACCGTGCGGCGCAATCTGGCCACCGTGCTGTCGGGCAATCTGAACGAGGAGACGGAGTACGTCTCGCTGAACGAGCTGCCCTGCAACATCAAGTGTGAGGGCGCCCACTTCCTGGCGCTGGATGTGGGCAAAGGTGTCGGGGTGGAAGGGTCGCCCGCTGCTGCCACCGAACCCAGCGAGGATGCGCTGCCACAATCGGGTCAAGATGGCGGAAGCGGTGGGCCGGGCATGGGCGGCGTCGGGCGGCAGGCTGCGCTGAAGGGTGCTGCGCGCGTGAAGCTGGATGCGAACGGGCGAGCCATTTTCTCATCTGACAGCTTGAAGCGACGGAAGGGTGCCCACACGACGTTCGCTCCCGGCCCATGCGTAAAGGATGTGTCGTCGCGCGAAGcgcaatgtaaacaacagcATCCTcctgggcagcagcagcaacagtacgCAGGAAGCAATGCTGGCGGCACAGTGAGTACAGCGAACCCATTGGTCATTGGTGGTGCGCCCGCACTGCTGCCCACAACGCGAACGCTACTGCTGAAGCGGCCGCTCGTGTCGGCCCGTTACGGTACACCGCGCATCGGACCAGCTCCGGCAGTGGAGCCAGCGAAGAAAACGCTCGTGGCCACGATTCTCCCCAACAGTGCCAAACCCGCACAGCAGCCCCCGCCCCTTCGCCGGGAGGCCCGCGAACTAGCCAGCATGCGTTCGTTCTCGCCGTACGGGGCGGACGTGAGCAGGGGCGACcaccgtggtggtggtgttggtggtgccgCGTTCTACGCTGGTGCTGCACCGATTGCAGCGTATCAGGCGCCCTCAGTCGCGGGaacggcaacggcagcagcagcagcagcagcagtaggccATGCGAAACTGTACCCCGAAG GTGCACACTCACTGGACCGTTCTAGCATACGGAACTGGTATCCGGACAAGCTAACCGTCCAGCGCAATCCCAGCGCCGCCACCACGCTGCCCACGCGACCCGACTACGCGCGAACGTACCGGGCGGCGGCCGGCCAAGACTACGCACCGCCCCGTGCGCTAATGTCGGCCGGCGGTTTCGCCAGTCCGCCGGCCAGCCCGCTCGTACCGGACACCGGCGTGCCCGATCCGCACAGTCTGTACGCGATTCCGAACAAGGTGAAGCCTTCCCCGCTTGCCGCCGCCGTCACCGTGCCGAAGCCAATGGACCGTAGTCTCCGCTCGATACTGGCCGAGCAGAGCGAGCTGTCGCCGATCAAACCCTGCCAGACGAACCCCTTCCGGACGTCCACCCCCTCGAAGGAGGACGAGGCGCTGGGAGCGTTGGGCCCGCTGCACCACCGTCTCCTGTCGTCGAACGTGCGGTCGCTGGGCAACTCGCCGGTACATTCGGGCCGGTCGACACCGCGCGAACTGCTCGAACCGTCGCAGCCGGCCGGTGGTGGAACGCCGCGCGGCCGGCACAGCTGGGCCTCGAACAGTGTCGAGGTGCCGAACACGTGCTCGGACCGGCTCGGCACACCCAAGACCAGCCTGATGGACTTCAAGAAGCTGCTGCTAGCGCACGGCACCAAGACGCACGCCAGCCCGGGCTCCAAGATGTCCGCGGTGGAGATGCTGAAGAAGAGCAAGGAGTCGGCCGCCACACGGCCGAAGGATCAGCCGGGCGGCGGCTCCCCTGCTTCGTCCAGCGGGATGGCCATACTGGACATGTCCGCTTCGCCGAAGATGTACAGCTTCCGGCGGATAGCGCAGCAGGGCGGGTACGGTGGATCGCCCACGAAGGGCGCAgggggtggcggcggcggtggcggcaaaGGTGCTGCCGGCCGTTCCAACTGGCGCTACAACAATATGCGCACGGGCGTCATTTCCACCGCCATCCCGGAAGCGAACAGTGAGGAAGACATTGTCCCACCGGCgccagcgacgacgacgacaaagAGCGCCGAGCGGGAGGAACCCGTTTGTCCGTCCGGGAAGGCACCGGAAAGCGagagcggtggtggtggtggagtggTCGAGGAAACGATCAGCAGCTTTAAGGAGAACATTTTCCTCAAAGAGGACGAAAACAATTTCATGCGCGGCGAGATACCGCGCATGACGAAATCGTTCGCCGGCTTCTCGACCGTGGACGGGCGGAAGGATATGGCGGGCGGAAGGCTGCTGCAGGCCGCACGGGACCAGGAAGCGGCGGATGAGGCCGCTTCCAAGCAGGCAGCACTCGAGACGGCACTctag
- the LOC121590745 gene encoding U1 small nuclear ribonucleoprotein C translates to MPKYYCDYCDTYLTHDSPSVRKTHCTGRKHKDNVKFYYQKWMEEQAQHLIDATTAAYKAGKIAPNPFTAGPPKPNISIPPPTMNMPPRPGMIPGMPAGAPPLLMGPNGPLPPPMMGMRPPPMMVPTMGMPPMGLGMRPPVMSAAPPQLNPKS, encoded by the coding sequence ATGCCGAAATATTACTGTGATTACTGTGACACCTACCTGACGCACGATTCGCCCAGCGTCCGGAAGACGCACTGCACCGGCCGGAAGCACAAGGACAATGTGAAATTTTACTACCAGAAATGGATGGAGGAGCAGGCGCAGCATCTGATCGACGCGACGACCGCAGCGTACAAGGCGGGCAAGATTGCCCCGAATCCGTTCACCGCGGGACCGCCGAAGCCGAACATTTCCATCCCACCGCCGACGATGAACATGCCGCCTAGGCCGGGCATGATACCGGGCATGCCGGCTGGCGCACCGCCGCTGCTGATGGGCCCGAACGGTCCGCTCCCGCCGCCGATGATGGGCATGCGACCCCCGCCGATGATGGTACCGACGATGGGCATGCCCCCGATGGGTCTGGGGATGCGGCCACCGGTCATGAGTGCGGCCCCGCCACAGCTCAACCCGAAAAGCTAA
- the LOC121590743 gene encoding deoxynucleoside kinase isoform X1 yields the protein MLLKTVRLMLRPAKSISCSQLGRRNIHNMPPIASEKLGASGKKPFTVFVEGNIGSGKTTFLNHFQKFNDICLLTEPVEKWRNCGGVNLLDLMYKESHRWAMPFQTYVTLTMLDMHTCQTDKSVKLMERSLFSARNCFVESMLASGSLHQGMYNVLQEWYDFICCNIHIQADLIVYLQTSPEVVYERMKQRARSEESCVPLEYLKELHELHENWLIHGASPRPAPVLVLNADLDLNTIGAEYERSETSILKPILIENTNQHAILTSPAKRAKTDF from the exons ATGTTGCTTAAAACAGTCCGCCTAATGCTAAGACCGGCTAAATCAATCAGCTGCAGTCAGTTGG GACGACGCAACATTCACAACATGCCTCCGATAGCGAGCGAAAAGTTAGGCGCCAGCGGCAAGAAGCCGTTCACCGTGTTCGTCGAGGGCAACATCGGCAGTGGCAAGACGACGTTCCTGAACCACTTCCAGAAGTTTAACGACATCTGTCTGCTGACGGAGCCGGTGGAGAAGTGGCGCAACTGTGGCGGCGTCAATCTGCTCGATCTGATGTACAAGGAGTCGCACCGATGGGCGATGCCATTTCAGACCTACGTTACGCTCACGATGCTCGACATGCACACCTGCCAGACGGACAAATCGGTCAAGCTGATGGAACGGTCGCTGTTCAGTGCAAG AAACTGCTTCGTGGAGAGCATGCTGGCCTCCGGGTCGCTGCATCAAGGCATGTACAATGTGCTGCAGGAATGGTACGACTTCATCTGCTGCAACATTCACATACAGGCGGACCTAATCG TGTACCTTCAAACGAGCCCCGAAGTGGTGTACGAACGGATGAAGCAGCGGGCCCGCTCGGAAGAGAGTTGCGTTCCGCTCGAGTACCTCAAGGAGCTGCATGAGCTGCACGAAAACTGGCTCATTCATGGCGCCTCACCTCGTCCCGCTCCG GTGTTGGTGTTGAATGCAGACCTGGACCTGAACACGATCGGGGCGGAGTACGAACGATCGGAGACGAGTATATTGAAGCCGATCCTGATAGAAAACACCAACCAGCATGCGATACTTACGTCCCCAGCGAAGCGCGCCAAGACGGACTTTTGA
- the LOC121590743 gene encoding deoxynucleoside kinase isoform X2 — MPPIASEKLGASGKKPFTVFVEGNIGSGKTTFLNHFQKFNDICLLTEPVEKWRNCGGVNLLDLMYKESHRWAMPFQTYVTLTMLDMHTCQTDKSVKLMERSLFSARNCFVESMLASGSLHQGMYNVLQEWYDFICCNIHIQADLIVYLQTSPEVVYERMKQRARSEESCVPLEYLKELHELHENWLIHGASPRPAPVLVLNADLDLNTIGAEYERSETSILKPILIENTNQHAILTSPAKRAKTDF; from the exons ATGCCTCCGATAGCGAGCGAAAAGTTAGGCGCCAGCGGCAAGAAGCCGTTCACCGTGTTCGTCGAGGGCAACATCGGCAGTGGCAAGACGACGTTCCTGAACCACTTCCAGAAGTTTAACGACATCTGTCTGCTGACGGAGCCGGTGGAGAAGTGGCGCAACTGTGGCGGCGTCAATCTGCTCGATCTGATGTACAAGGAGTCGCACCGATGGGCGATGCCATTTCAGACCTACGTTACGCTCACGATGCTCGACATGCACACCTGCCAGACGGACAAATCGGTCAAGCTGATGGAACGGTCGCTGTTCAGTGCAAG AAACTGCTTCGTGGAGAGCATGCTGGCCTCCGGGTCGCTGCATCAAGGCATGTACAATGTGCTGCAGGAATGGTACGACTTCATCTGCTGCAACATTCACATACAGGCGGACCTAATCG TGTACCTTCAAACGAGCCCCGAAGTGGTGTACGAACGGATGAAGCAGCGGGCCCGCTCGGAAGAGAGTTGCGTTCCGCTCGAGTACCTCAAGGAGCTGCATGAGCTGCACGAAAACTGGCTCATTCATGGCGCCTCACCTCGTCCCGCTCCG GTGTTGGTGTTGAATGCAGACCTGGACCTGAACACGATCGGGGCGGAGTACGAACGATCGGAGACGAGTATATTGAAGCCGATCCTGATAGAAAACACCAACCAGCATGCGATACTTACGTCCCCAGCGAAGCGCGCCAAGACGGACTTTTGA
- the LOC121590744 gene encoding CUE domain-containing protein 2, whose translation MTNIEQHHDVVKESFFHFIRKHIPKADLSIVDEIVLSYVISILEEASQDPCFDVEGFIEMMSAYFNDFANIEPETVCAWIFELENQISNKNPNSKSESNNLSLNSLSLVDMIPEEKLRGRHSSESDREGMGHDSHKRTHRLSDSDGGSTEGCNYDLFAEQCDILQEMFPDSSFIEVKHCTLIANGDVDRATQILLHRQEAGQSLKGPSNNMLQANKPHQQVDEHELKNRIISKYSYVDKDREDSREYKPVAPKVEPKKMIRYRDNKIVSFKGERYTEVSRRGGEEETELKKPKKPICP comes from the exons ATGACCAACATCGAGCAGCACCATGACGTGGTTAAGGAAAGCTTTTTTCACTTCATCCGCAAACATATACCGAAAGCGGACCTGAGCATCGTCGACGAGATCGTGCTGTCGTACGTAATATCCATCCTCGAGGAAGCCTCCCAGGATCCGTGCTTCGATGTGGAAG GCTTTATTGAGATGATGTCGGCGTACTTTAACGACTTTGCGAACATCGAACCGGAAACGGTGTGCGCCTGGATATTCGAGCTGGAAAATCAAATCTCTAACAAAAATCCGAACTCGAAGTCGGAATCGAACAATCTGTCGCTCAA CTCGCTGTCTCTGGTCGATATGATACCGGAGGAGAAGCTGCGGGGACGCCATTCGTCCGAATCGGACCGGGAGGGGATGGGACACGACTCGCACAAACGTACCCATCGCCTGTCGGACAGCGATGGCGGCTCGACCGAGGGCTGCAACTACGATCTGTTTGCGGAACAGTGCGACATCCTGCAGGAAATGTTTCCCGACAGTTCATTTATCGAG GTCAAGCACTGCACTCTGATCGCGAATGGAGACGTCGACCGGGCGACACAAATACTGCTCCATCGGCAGGAGGCGGGCCAAAGCCTGAAGGGCCCATCGAACAATATGCTACAGGCAAACAAACCCCACCAGCAGGTGGACGAACACGAGCTTAAAAATCGCATCATCTCCAA ATATTCGTACGTGGATAAGGACCGGGAGGACAGCCGGGAGTACAAACCGGTCGCCCCGAAGGTGGAGCCGAAGAAGATGATCCGATACCGGGACAACAAGATCGTCTCGTTCAAGGGCGAACGGTACACGGAGGTGTCGCGCCGCGGCGGCGAGGAAGAGACTGAACTCAAAAAACCTAAGAAACCTATCTGTCCGTAA
- the LOC121590742 gene encoding V-type proton ATPase 116 kDa subunit a1-like gives MAMMFRSEEMALCQMFIQPEAAYTSVSELGETGAVQFRDLNADVNAFQRKFVSEVRRCDEMERKLRYVEGEVKKDSVQIPECSVDDWPRAPNPREIIDLEARLEKTENEILELSQNAVNLKSNYLELTELKHVLERTQSFFFEQEVIVSTDAAKSNLIAEDPTAAQSRGRLGFVAGVIQREKMPGFERMLWRISRGNIFLRQVELEEPLEDPATGNEIFKTVFVAFFQGEQLKARIKKVCTGYHVSLYPCPSSGSERTDMVKGVCTRLEDLRMVLNQTQDHRAIVLASVAKELFSWRIMVKKMKAIYHTLNLFNMDVTKKCLIGECWVPVPDLPKVQKALSDGSAAVGSTIPSFLNVIDTNEAPPTYNRTNKFTRGFQNLIDAYGIASYREANPALYTIITFPFLFGIMFGDLGHGMIMALFGLWMVTGEKKLGAKKSTNEIWNIFFGGRYIILLMGLFSMYTGFVYNDIFSKSMNIFGSAWSINYNTSTVMTNKDLTLNPGSTDYDTEIYPIGLDPVWQLASNKIIFLNSYKMKLSIIFGVVHMIFGVCMSVVNHNFFKKRISIVLEFLPQIIFLVLLFAYMVFMMFMKWIAYTAKTDYQPRTPGCAPSVLIMFINMMLFKNSEPFHGCDEFMFEGQNELQRTFVFIALLCIPWMLLGKPFYLMFKRKNASPTPIPNNGDVHQGGDANHTSSSPKPHDSHDDEPMAEIFIHQAIHTIEYVLSTVSHTASYLRLWALSLAHAQLSEVLWNMVLSMGLKQTSYKGAIMLYFVFGAWSLFTLAILVMMEGLSAFLHTLRLHWVEFMSKFYEGLGYGFQPFSFKLIIDSDDDLE, from the exons ATGGCGATGATGTTCCGGAGCGAGGAGATGGCCCTGTGCCAGATGTTTATTCAACCGGAAGCGGCCTACACGTCCGTCTCCGAGCTGGGTGAAACGGGCGCCGTCCAGTTTCGTGAC CTGAATGCCGACGTGAACGCGTTCCAGCGCAAGTTTGTCAGCGAGGTGCGCCGCTGCGACGAGATGGAGCGCAAGCTGCGCTACGTCGAGGGCGAGGTGAAGAAGGACAGCGTGCAGATCCCGGAGTGCTCGGTGGACGATTGGCCGCGGGCGCCGAACCCGCGCGAAATCATCGACCTCGAGGCGCGGCTCGAGAAGACGGAGAACGAAATACTGGAGCTGTCGCAGAACGCGGTCAACCTGAAGTCGAACTATCTCGAGCTGACCGAGCTGAAGCACGTGCTCGAGCGGACGCAATCGTTCTTCTTCGAGCAGGAGGTGATCGTGAGCACGGACGCGGCCAAGAGCAACCTGATCGCGGAGGACCCGACCGCGGCCCAGAGCCGGGGTCGGTTGGGTTTCGTGGCGGGCGTCATCCAGCGCGAAAAGATGCCCGGTTTCGAGCGGATGCTGTGGCGCATCTCGCGCGGTAACATCTTTCTGCGCCAGGTCGAGCTGGAGGAACCGTTGGAAGATCCGGCCACG GGCAATGAAATCTTCAAAACCGTGTTCGTGGCGTTCTTCCAAGGTGAGCAGCTGAAGGCGCGCATCAAGAAGGTGTGCACCGGGTACCACGTGTCGCTGTACCCGTGCCCCAGCTCGGGCTCGGAGCGCACCGACATGGTGAAGGGCGTCTGCACCCGGCTCGAGGACCTGCGGATGGTGCTGAACCAAACGCAGGACCACCGGGCGATCGTGCTGGCCAGCGTGGCGAAGGAGCTGTTCAGCTGGCGCATCATGGTGAAGAAGATGAAGGCGATCTACCACACGCTGAACCTGTTCAACATGGACGTCACGAAGAAGTGTCTGATCGGGGAGTGCTGGGTGCCGGTGCCGGATCTGCCCAAGGTGCAGAAAGCCCTGTCCGATGGGTCGGCTGCGGTGGGCAGCACCATCCCGTCCTTCCTGAACGTGATCGACACGAACGAGGCACCGCCGACGTACAATCGGACGAACAAGTTTACGCGTGGCTTCCAGAATCTGATCGACGCGTACGGTATCGCCTCGTACCGGGAGGCAAATCCGGCCCTGTACACGATCATCACCTTCCCGTTCCTGTTCGGTATTATGTTCGGTGATCTGGGGCACGGCATGATCATGGCGCTGTTCGGGCTGTGGATGGTAACGGGCGAGAAGAAGCTCGGTGCGAAGAAGTCGACCAACGAAATTTGGAACATTTTCTTCGGCGGACGGTACATCATCCTGCTGATGGGACTGTTCTCCATGTATACCGGGTTCGTGTACAACGACATCTTCTCCAAGTCGATGAACATCTTCGGTTCGGCCTGGAGCATCAACTACAACACGTCCACGGTGATGACGAACAAGGATCTTACGCTCAACCCTGGCTCCACGGACTACGACACCGAGATCTACCCGATCGGGCTGGATCCGGTGTGGCAGCTCGCTTCGAACAAGATCATCTTCCTGAACTCGTACAAGATGAAGCTGTCGATCATCTTCGGCGTGGTGCACATGATCTTCGGCGTGTGCATGAGCGTGGTCAACCATAACTTCTTCAAGAAGCGCATCAGCATCGTGCTCGAGTTTCTGCCGCAAATCATCttcctggtgctgctgttcgccTACATGGTGTTCATGATGTTCATGAAGTGGATCGCGTACACGGCCAAAACCGACTACCAGCCCCGCACGCCCGGCTGCGCCCCGTCCGTGCTGATTATGTTCATCAACATGATGCTGTTTAAAAACTCCGAACCATTCCACGGCTGCGACGAGTTCATGTTCGAGGGCCAGAACGAGCTGCAGCGCACGTTCGTGTTCATTGCGCTGCTCTGCATTCCCTGGATGCTGCTCGGCAAGCCGTTCTATTTGATGTTCAAGCGCAAGAACGCTTCGCCG ACACCCATCCCGAACAATGGCGACGTTCACCAGGGCGGTGACGCGAACCACACTTCCTCCAGCCCGAAACCGCACGACTCGCACGACGATGAGCCGATGGCGGAAATCTTCATCCATCAGGCCATTCACACGATCGAGTACGTGCTCAGCACCGTGTCGCACACTGCGTCCTACCTGCGTCTGTGGGCTCTGTCCCTTGCCCATGCCC AACTGTCCGAGGTGCTGTGGAACATGGTGCTGTCGATGGGGCTGAAGCAAACCTCGTACAAGGGTGCCATCATGCTGTACTTTGTCTTTGGCGCCTGGTCCCTGTTTACGCTCGCCATTCTCGTCATGATGGAAGGACTGTCCGCCTTCCTGCATACGCTTCGTTTGCACTG GGTCGAGTTCATGAGCAAGTTCTACGAAGGCTTGGGCTACGGTTTCCAACCATTCTCGTTCAAGCTGATCATCGACAGCGATGACGACTTGGAGTAG